The DNA sequence AACTGATAAGATTCGTCTGCATCAAATAAACTAAGCTGATCCATTATAAGAAATCAAAAAAAATATCCTTTACTTATCTATTGTATTTTCAGTAAAGGATATTCATTATTTTAAAACGTTAATCAAGAGGTTTTCTCCCTGAAATAATATTGTAAAGAACCACAATAATCGCAATAACCAATAAAACATGCACCAAATAACCAGTGCTTATTCCCGGTATAATGTTTAACATTCCTAAAAGCCAAACAACGATACAAATGACTGCTACTAACCATAATAAACTTCTCATAATTGTATATTTTTAAGTGATTTATATAAATACTAGCATATTTTATGCCTTTTAAATCAAAAAAGAACGTTTATTTTTTTGAAAATTTATAATCCAGTGCTTTTATTTCCTTGCGTAACTCTAAAAACATCTCTTTCACATTCTGAGTATCTCCCTCATTTTCAAACTCCTGCATAGAGACACTGCAAGCATATTCCCAGATCTCCAGCAGGTCATTGGCAAGGATATCATAAGGCTCATAAAAAGAGTTATCCGCAGCTACATGAATTGTATTTTCTTTTCTGGATTTAAACCTTTTGTAGGTAATACCATCATTCAGTGTTACGAAAACATACGTTTTATCAGCTTTGAGATCCTCTGTTTTTTCAATATACTTTCCGACAATATAGGAACCATCTTTAAAGGGCGGCATAGAATCTCCTTCTACAGGAAAAGCCCGGTATTTCCCATTTGTAAGAAAGGGAAGTGAGATATTCTGAAGACTTTCAATATAGCCGGGATCAGTATATCCTGACAGATATCCCATCGATGCTTTCTGAGGAATAATTTCAATGCTGTTATTTCCTGTCTGATCTACCACAACAGGAAGTACAATCCGGTTGTCCGGAAGATTAACGATATCATCTAAAGGATATTTTCTGAGATCTATAGTGACCATCAGATCAATACTTATCCTGTAATACCGGGACATTTTAATCAATAACTCTATCGGAGGCTGGGAAGCACCATCCTCATATTTGGCATATCGGCCACGGGTAATCAACAATTGATCCGCTACCGCTTGTTGAGATAATTTTAATTGATATCTCAGATACCTTATATTTTCTGCTAAAATTGACATTGATATAAATTATATCAACAAAGGTAATCATTTTGATACAAATCGTAACTAATTTTGTTCCGTGGAACGATCGATTGTACATATGGACCTGGATACATTTTTTGTATCCTGTGAGCGTCTTAATAATTCAGAACTCAACGGAATCCCTCTGATCATCGGAGGTGGAGACCGTGGAGTAGTAGCCTCATGTTCCTATGAAGCAAGAAAATTCGGAGTTCGTTCCGCGATGCCTATAAGAATGGCTCTTAAACTCTGTCCTGATGCTAAAGTGATCCGGGGAGATCACGAATTGTATTCCAATTTATCCCATCTGGTCACCGAGGTGATACAAAGTAAAGTTCCGGTCATGGAGAAAGCGAGTGTTGATGAGTTCTACCTTGATTTGTCCGGAATGGATCAGTTTTTCGGATGCTATCAATGGACCAAAGAAATTGCTGCTGCAGTAACTAAAGAAACGGGACTTCCCATTAGTTTTGCATTATCAGGCAACAAAACCGTTTCAAAAATAGGAACCGGAGAATCTAAGCCCACCGGAATGCGTGAAATAAAACAGCATGAAGTAAAAAAATTCCTTGATCCTTTATCCATCAGGAAGATCCCCATGGTAGGCAATGCTACCTTTCAGCTTCTTTCAAGAATAGGAATCCGTACCATTCATACCTTATCGGATATGCCTGTCCTGGTCCTGCAACAGATGATCGGAAAAAATGGAATTGAATTATGGAAAAAAGCCAATGGAATTGATGAAAATCCGGTGATTCCTTATTCGGAAAGAAAATCGATTTCAACGGAAAGAACTTTTTCAAATGACACCATGGATATCGTCTCTTTAAAAGGATTGATATCAGGAATGGCAGAACAGTTAGCTTACCAGTTGCGGAAAGAGCGATGGCTGACATCAACGGTAACCATTAAGATCCGGTATTCCAATTTTGATACAGAAACCAAACAATGTAAAGTATCCTACACCTCTGCAGATCACACGCTTTCAAGGGTTGCTCTGGAATTGTTTCAAAAAGCTTATACCAGAAGAATGCGTCTTCGTCTGGTAGGTTTACGTTTCACAGGATTGGTTCATGGAAACCATCAGATGGATCTTTTTGAAGACACCGAAGAACTGATGAACCTTTATCAGTCCATGGATTACATTAAAAATCGTTTTGGGGCTCAGGCTGTCGGCAGGGCTTCCGGATTTGATTTAGAAAATAAAAACAGATTAATCTAAAAGCTATGTTTCTCAATTGTCACTCTTTTCACAGCCTTCGTTATGGCACATTATCCATTAAAGAACTGGTACAACAGGCTCAGGAATCAGGGGCCCGGGAATTGGTTTTAACAGATATCAATACCATTACCGGAATCTACGAATTTAAAACGCTATGTGACCAATGTGGTATAAAA is a window from the Chryseobacterium sp. T16E-39 genome containing:
- a CDS encoding lmo0937 family membrane protein, which encodes MRSLLWLVAVICIVVWLLGMLNIIPGISTGYLVHVLLVIAIIVVLYNIISGRKPLD
- a CDS encoding XRE family transcriptional regulator, producing the protein MSILAENIRYLRYQLKLSQQAVADQLLITRGRYAKYEDGASQPPIELLIKMSRYYRISIDLMVTIDLRKYPLDDIVNLPDNRIVLPVVVDQTGNNSIEIIPQKASMGYLSGYTDPGYIESLQNISLPFLTNGKYRAFPVEGDSMPPFKDGSYIVGKYIEKTEDLKADKTYVFVTLNDGITYKRFKSRKENTIHVAADNSFYEPYDILANDLLEIWEYACSVSMQEFENEGDTQNVKEMFLELRKEIKALDYKFSKK
- the dinB gene encoding DNA polymerase IV, giving the protein MERSIVHMDLDTFFVSCERLNNSELNGIPLIIGGGDRGVVASCSYEARKFGVRSAMPIRMALKLCPDAKVIRGDHELYSNLSHLVTEVIQSKVPVMEKASVDEFYLDLSGMDQFFGCYQWTKEIAAAVTKETGLPISFALSGNKTVSKIGTGESKPTGMREIKQHEVKKFLDPLSIRKIPMVGNATFQLLSRIGIRTIHTLSDMPVLVLQQMIGKNGIELWKKANGIDENPVIPYSERKSISTERTFSNDTMDIVSLKGLISGMAEQLAYQLRKERWLTSTVTIKIRYSNFDTETKQCKVSYTSADHTLSRVALELFQKAYTRRMRLRLVGLRFTGLVHGNHQMDLFEDTEELMNLYQSMDYIKNRFGAQAVGRASGFDLENKNRLI